One genomic segment of Rhodothermales bacterium includes these proteins:
- the gatB gene encoding Asp-tRNA(Asn)/Glu-tRNA(Gln) amidotransferase subunit GatB translates to MVASATEYEIVIGLEVHAQLLTATKAFSPESAAFGAEANDHVDPVSLGHPGTLPVLNSGVVAATLRMGLATHGTIAERSVFARKHYFYPDLPKGYQISQFETPICEGGYVEIETEDGGHKRIGLTRIHMEEDAGKLVHDRDPYASLVDHNRCGVPLIEIVSEPDLRSAADAGAYVRAIRQTVRYLGICDGNMEEGSLRCDANVSVRPRGQAALGTKAEIKNLNSIRNVERAIAFEAERQRRLIESGGEVVQETRLWDADALVTRSMRSKEEAHDYRYFPDPDLAPVVVSEEMLEAVRGAMPELPAARRRRFAETLGLPEYDAALLTEDRATADYFDAALAALADAPSHDEAKAVSNFVMGDVLRVVNERGTEIAAFPVEPERLAALVRLRLDDRLSSTSATDVFDAMLESPDAPDAIAEARNLMQVSDASALEPAVDAVLAEHPDNVAAYRAGKQALIGFFIGQVMKSFPGSPDPKLVRTLLKEKLEVE, encoded by the coding sequence GTGGTTGCCTCCGCTACCGAGTACGAGATCGTGATCGGGCTCGAAGTCCACGCCCAACTCCTGACTGCCACGAAGGCGTTCAGCCCGGAATCCGCCGCGTTCGGCGCCGAGGCGAACGACCACGTCGACCCCGTCTCGCTCGGCCATCCGGGCACGCTGCCCGTGCTCAACAGCGGCGTCGTGGCGGCGACGCTGCGGATGGGGCTCGCGACGCACGGCACGATCGCCGAGCGGTCGGTGTTCGCGCGCAAGCACTATTTCTATCCCGACCTGCCGAAGGGGTATCAGATCTCGCAGTTCGAAACACCGATCTGCGAGGGTGGTTACGTCGAGATCGAGACGGAGGACGGCGGCCACAAGCGGATCGGGCTCACGCGGATCCACATGGAAGAGGACGCCGGCAAGCTCGTCCACGACCGCGATCCATACGCTTCGCTTGTGGATCACAACCGCTGCGGCGTGCCGCTGATTGAGATTGTATCGGAGCCGGACCTCCGCAGCGCGGCCGACGCGGGGGCGTACGTCCGCGCGATTCGGCAGACCGTCCGCTACCTCGGGATCTGCGACGGGAATATGGAAGAGGGCTCGCTCCGCTGTGATGCGAACGTCTCGGTCCGCCCGCGCGGGCAGGCGGCGCTGGGGACGAAGGCCGAGATCAAAAACCTCAACTCGATCCGCAACGTCGAGCGGGCGATCGCCTTCGAAGCCGAGCGGCAGAGGCGGCTGATCGAGAGCGGGGGAGAGGTCGTGCAGGAAACGCGGCTGTGGGATGCCGATGCCCTCGTCACGCGGTCGATGCGCTCGAAGGAAGAGGCCCACGACTACCGCTACTTCCCCGACCCCGACCTCGCCCCCGTCGTCGTGTCGGAGGAAATGCTGGAGGCCGTGCGGGGCGCGATGCCGGAGCTGCCCGCCGCCCGCCGCCGCCGCTTCGCCGAAACGCTCGGCCTGCCGGAGTACGACGCCGCACTGCTCACCGAAGACCGCGCCACCGCCGACTATTTCGACGCCGCACTCGCCGCGCTTGCCGACGCGCCCTCGCACGACGAGGCCAAGGCCGTCTCCAACTTCGTCATGGGCGACGTGCTCCGCGTCGTGAACGAGCGCGGAACCGAGATCGCCGCGTTCCCCGTCGAGCCCGAACGGCTGGCCGCGCTCGTCCGCCTCCGCCTCGACGACCGGCTGAGCTCGACCTCGGCCACCGACGTGTTCGACGCGATGCTGGAAAGCCCGGACGCGCCGGACGCGATTGCCGAGGCGCGGAATCTCATGCAAGTCTCCGACGCGAGCGCGCTCGAACCCGCCGTCGACGCCGTGCTCGCCGAGCACCCGGACAATGTCGCCGCCTACCGCGCCGGCAAGCAGGCGCTGATCGGCTTCTTCATCGGTCAGGTGATGAAGTCCTTCCCCGGCTCCCCCGACCCCAAGCTCGTCCGCACCTTACTTAAAGAAAAGCTCGAAGTGGAATGA
- the bcp gene encoding thioredoxin-dependent thiol peroxidase — translation MSTTTMPAAGDPAPDFTATTGSGDTVRLADYRGRWVLLYFYPKDDTPGCTKQACNLRDNMASLERDGIAVLGVSGDDEASHERFAEKYDLPFPLLADPEHELMERYGVWGEKNFYGKKTIGTKRTTFLIDGDGIVRHVFKRPKTGEHAEEVRAKRDELMGG, via the coding sequence ATGAGCACCACAACGATGCCCGCCGCCGGCGATCCGGCCCCCGATTTTACCGCCACCACCGGCTCGGGCGACACCGTTCGCCTCGCCGACTACCGCGGCCGGTGGGTCCTCCTCTATTTCTATCCCAAGGACGACACGCCCGGCTGTACGAAGCAGGCCTGCAACCTCCGCGATAACATGGCCTCGCTCGAACGCGACGGCATCGCCGTCCTCGGCGTCTCCGGCGACGACGAGGCCTCGCACGAGCGGTTCGCCGAGAAGTACGACCTCCCGTTCCCGCTCCTCGCCGATCCGGAGCACGAGCTCATGGAGCGCTACGGCGTCTGGGGCGAGAAAAACTTCTACGGCAAAAAGACCATCGGGACAAAGCGCACGACGTTTCTGATCGACGGCGACGGCATCGTCCGCCACGTCTTCAAGCGGCCGAAGACGGGCGAGCACGCCGAAGAGGTGCGAGCGAAGCGCGACGAACTGATGGGCGGCTGA